The following proteins are encoded in a genomic region of Gimesia sp.:
- the amt gene encoding ammonium transporter, whose translation MNWKHALMGLTASLVVVLAVSQPAWAYQDEAAPEEKPAAAETAAPAETTEEAPAEEEAPQLSLSELYYALDNSMLFLCAVLVLFMQSGFAMVESGFNSSKNTINILFKNLMDVCAGVLVYYAVGYGLMYPGDAGNGYFGFAQFGIGEAGDPGPGVLHPQVDFLFQVAFAATAATIVSGAVAGRLKFSSYLIYSIILTGIIYPISGYWKWGGGWLDAMGFYDFAGSIVVHAVGGFAGLAGAIVLGPRIGRFKDGKSVPIPGHNIAQATLGVFILWVGWYGFNPGSQLAFAGTDNTNAVMLIATNTTLAAAAGGVAAMILGWIMYSKPDISMALNGVLAGLVGITANCDSVSNIEAIVIGVVAGLLVVFGILALEKLRIDDPVGAFPVHGLCGIWGGVATGIFGDYNIVTQVIGSVVIPAYAFITMFILFMFLKVIGQLRVSEEDEMKGLDLSEHGMQAYH comes from the coding sequence ATGAATTGGAAACATGCGCTCATGGGCTTGACGGCAAGCCTTGTCGTTGTATTGGCAGTATCACAGCCAGCTTGGGCTTATCAGGACGAAGCAGCTCCTGAAGAGAAACCAGCCGCAGCAGAAACTGCAGCCCCTGCTGAGACAACAGAAGAAGCACCCGCAGAAGAGGAAGCTCCTCAGCTTTCATTATCAGAGCTTTACTACGCACTTGATAACAGTATGTTATTCCTCTGTGCTGTTCTGGTGCTGTTCATGCAGTCTGGCTTCGCTATGGTCGAGTCCGGATTCAACTCTTCCAAAAATACCATCAACATTCTCTTTAAGAACTTAATGGATGTCTGTGCCGGCGTGCTGGTTTACTACGCTGTCGGTTACGGTCTGATGTATCCAGGGGATGCCGGTAACGGTTACTTTGGTTTCGCACAGTTCGGAATCGGCGAAGCCGGAGACCCAGGCCCAGGAGTTCTGCATCCACAGGTTGACTTCCTGTTCCAGGTTGCCTTCGCAGCGACTGCTGCCACCATCGTCTCTGGTGCAGTTGCCGGTCGTCTGAAATTCAGCTCTTACCTGATCTACAGTATCATCCTGACCGGTATCATCTACCCAATCAGTGGTTACTGGAAATGGGGTGGTGGCTGGTTGGATGCCATGGGCTTCTACGACTTTGCTGGTTCAATTGTTGTGCATGCTGTCGGTGGTTTCGCCGGTCTGGCTGGAGCAATTGTCCTCGGGCCTCGGATTGGTCGCTTCAAAGACGGCAAATCGGTTCCGATTCCTGGACACAATATTGCTCAGGCAACACTGGGTGTCTTCATCCTGTGGGTAGGCTGGTACGGGTTTAACCCTGGTAGTCAGCTGGCCTTCGCTGGAACTGACAACACCAACGCTGTGATGCTGATTGCTACCAACACAACCCTCGCTGCAGCCGCCGGTGGTGTGGCCGCAATGATCCTGGGGTGGATCATGTACTCAAAACCTGATATCTCCATGGCCCTGAACGGTGTTCTGGCCGGTCTGGTAGGTATCACCGCTAACTGTGACAGTGTCTCTAACATCGAAGCAATTGTCATTGGTGTGGTTGCCGGTCTGCTGGTTGTCTTCGGTATCCTGGCACTGGAAAAACTCAGAATCGACGATCCCGTCGGTGCCTTCCCTGTCCACGGTCTGTGTGGTATCTGGGGTGGTGTCGCCACCGGTATCTTCGGTGACTACAACATCGTAACCCAGGTGATTGGATCTGTTGTGATCCCGGCTTACGCCTTCATCACCATGTTTATTCTCTTCATGTTCCTGAAAGTCATCGGACAGCTCCGAGTTTCTGAGGAAGATGAAATGAAAGGTCTGGACCTGTCTGAGCACGGAATGCAAGCTTACCACTAG
- the glpK gene encoding glycerol kinase GlpK, which translates to MAKYVLALDQGTTSSRSILFNHQGQIEATSQEEFEQIFPSPGLVEHNPEAIWESQLATAREVIDQSGAALSEIAAIGITNQRETIVLWDKESGKPVSNAIVWQSRLTASRCDQLKAEGYEDLVREKTGLLLDAYFSGTKIEYLLNTVEGLREQAQAGKILFGTIDSFLIWRLTGGKVHVTDPTNACRTLLYNIHTHEWDDELLQIFDIPRCMLPEVKSSSEVYGETDPALFGESIKIAGIAGDQQAATFGQGCFEPGAAKNTYGTGCFMLMNTGDKPVLSQNGLLTTIGWSINGKVTYCLEGSIFVAGAAIQWLRDGLQIIESASEIEDLAAQVEDTGDVFFVPAFVGLGAPYWDQDARGTLIGLTRGATRAHVARAVLESLAYQTCDVLHAMEQDSQIKLKTLKVDGGAAANGLLMQFQADMLDVPAQRPVVHETTALGAAYLAGLAVGFWHDQAEVTRNWALDAEYQPQMEASRREELYQRWKQAVERSRDWV; encoded by the coding sequence ATGGCAAAGTATGTACTGGCGTTAGATCAGGGTACGACATCCAGTCGATCAATTCTGTTTAATCATCAGGGGCAGATAGAGGCCACTTCCCAGGAAGAGTTCGAACAGATCTTTCCCTCTCCGGGGCTGGTGGAACACAATCCCGAGGCGATCTGGGAATCGCAGCTGGCAACCGCCCGCGAAGTGATCGATCAATCGGGGGCGGCGCTCTCCGAGATCGCAGCAATTGGCATCACTAATCAGCGGGAAACGATTGTCCTCTGGGATAAGGAGAGTGGCAAACCGGTTTCAAATGCGATTGTCTGGCAGAGCCGGCTGACGGCCAGCCGCTGCGATCAGCTCAAGGCAGAAGGATATGAAGACCTGGTCCGCGAGAAGACCGGACTGTTACTGGATGCCTATTTCTCGGGAACCAAGATTGAATACCTGCTCAATACCGTAGAAGGCTTACGGGAGCAGGCCCAGGCGGGCAAAATTCTGTTTGGTACGATCGACTCTTTTCTGATCTGGCGGCTGACGGGGGGGAAGGTACATGTGACCGATCCTACCAATGCCTGTCGCACCCTGCTCTATAATATTCATACACACGAGTGGGATGACGAACTGCTGCAGATCTTCGATATTCCCCGTTGCATGCTGCCCGAAGTTAAAAGTTCCAGCGAGGTCTATGGTGAGACCGATCCTGCGCTGTTCGGTGAGTCGATCAAGATTGCTGGTATTGCAGGCGACCAGCAGGCAGCGACCTTTGGTCAGGGCTGTTTTGAACCCGGGGCAGCGAAGAATACTTACGGAACCGGTTGCTTTATGCTGATGAATACCGGCGATAAACCGGTGCTTTCGCAGAATGGTCTGCTGACCACAATCGGCTGGAGCATCAATGGCAAAGTGACTTACTGTCTGGAAGGATCCATTTTCGTGGCCGGGGCAGCAATCCAGTGGCTCAGGGATGGACTGCAGATCATTGAGTCTGCTTCTGAAATTGAGGACCTGGCAGCCCAGGTGGAAGATACCGGCGATGTCTTCTTCGTCCCTGCCTTTGTGGGACTGGGGGCACCCTATTGGGATCAGGATGCCCGCGGAACTCTGATTGGTCTGACGCGGGGCGCTACCAGAGCCCATGTTGCACGGGCGGTCCTGGAGTCGCTGGCATACCAGACCTGCGATGTGCTGCACGCCATGGAGCAGGATTCCCAGATCAAGTTGAAAACTCTCAAGGTGGACGGCGGTGCGGCTGCGAATGGTCTGTTGATGCAGTTTCAGGCGGATATGCTCGATGTTCCCGCGCAGCGACCGGTGGTCCATGAAACAACGGCTTTGGGGGCCGCCTATCTGGCAGGCCTGGCTGTTGGCTTCTGGCACGATCAGGCAGAGGTGACCCGCAACTGGGCTCTCGATGCAGAATACCAGCCGCAGATGGAGGCCTCGCGACGTGAGGAATTATATCAGCGCTGGAAGCAGGCGGTGGAACGTTCGCGAGACTGGGTCTAA
- a CDS encoding TrkA family potassium uptake protein produces the protein MIKVAVIGLGRFGTELAKRLGASGVEVIAIDHSDKLVNEVKDDVAVAVRLNSTDELALKSQDVDKVDACVISIGENFESALLTTVIIKKMGVPKIICRAQSKFHAEIFTQVGATDVIQPEIQAGAHLARLLANPHLEDYIQVGDGYTMIELMTPKEFVGKNLTELALRSKYSVNVVAIRKRNSAEIEKNTGKVYTTDCVPHPDYQIQESDILLIIGTDQNLARLPTSNV, from the coding sequence GTGATTAAAGTAGCAGTCATCGGTTTGGGCCGCTTTGGTACCGAACTCGCCAAACGTCTGGGAGCCAGCGGAGTGGAAGTCATCGCCATCGATCATTCGGACAAGCTGGTGAATGAGGTCAAAGATGATGTCGCAGTTGCAGTCCGTCTGAATTCCACCGATGAACTCGCGCTCAAAAGTCAGGATGTAGACAAAGTCGACGCCTGCGTGATTTCGATCGGGGAAAATTTCGAATCGGCACTGCTGACCACAGTGATCATTAAAAAGATGGGCGTCCCCAAGATCATCTGTCGTGCCCAGTCAAAGTTTCACGCGGAGATCTTTACCCAGGTCGGTGCAACCGATGTGATCCAGCCCGAGATTCAGGCGGGTGCACACCTCGCACGACTGCTGGCCAATCCGCATCTGGAAGATTACATCCAGGTCGGCGACGGCTATACCATGATCGAGCTGATGACCCCCAAAGAGTTTGTTGGTAAAAACCTGACCGAGCTGGCGCTGCGTTCCAAATATTCCGTGAATGTGGTCGCCATTCGTAAACGGAATTCCGCGGAAATCGAAAAGAATACGGGGAAGGTTTATACGACAGATTGTGTACCTCACCCGGATTATCAGATTCAGGAATCAGACATCCTGCTCATCATCGGAACCGACCAAAACCTGGCGCGACTGCCTACCAGCAATGTATGA
- a CDS encoding potassium transporter TrkG: MTLSHLPSRIHYKTHHPRRCRRLRRLEIIALIVGLISTVILHGLLKITTVVHWELGAAIIVAMSYFTISLMLRYGWHLDRKEFFKTHLAHFFFCGLWLIASLLIISLHDLLPADAPTRLNLILGISEFCIILRSLYETVLLIRRVSSRGWNPALIVVTSFLVLISVGTILLMFPSARIQDPAAKTTEGAPFLVALFTSTSASCVTGLIVVPTGTYWSRTGHTIIMFLFQIGGLGILTFGAFFAAAFGRSMQIRESVTFSEMLESSQRGDIRRLVLAILGITIFTELLGAACLMGLWPELPFTERVYYSLFHSISGYCNAGFSLMDDGFLGMGHHWEIWGVIPALIIIGGLGFAVNYNFMLYGITHFSNLRIRKPLFHHPTQKVRLTISSRLIFFTTLFLLIGGTVGIYLLESIHASDDLTFGERLNSAWFQSVTFRTAGFNTVDLGAYQPQTKLFSVLLMFIGASPGSTGGGVKTAVFALSILSVWSLLKGRDRVEIMGRTIPSTLIHRSLTIISLGILVLMSSTLLIVMFENNQAIFLDHLFEATSAFATVGVSTGITADLTTPSHWVIIITMFIGRVGPLTALIALSNRGPAYRYHYPEEPVNLG, from the coding sequence ATGACTCTGTCGCATCTCCCCAGCCGCATCCACTATAAGACACACCATCCCCGCCGCTGCCGCAGGCTGAGACGGTTGGAAATTATTGCGCTGATCGTCGGCCTGATCTCCACAGTCATTCTACATGGACTGCTGAAGATTACCACCGTTGTTCACTGGGAATTGGGTGCCGCGATCATCGTGGCCATGAGCTATTTCACGATCAGCCTGATGCTGCGCTACGGCTGGCATCTGGACCGGAAAGAGTTCTTCAAAACCCACCTGGCTCATTTCTTTTTTTGCGGGCTCTGGTTGATCGCCAGCCTGCTGATAATCAGTCTGCATGACCTGCTGCCCGCTGACGCCCCGACCCGACTGAATCTGATCCTGGGTATCTCCGAATTTTGCATCATCCTGAGAAGCCTCTACGAGACGGTTCTCTTAATCCGGCGTGTCTCGTCACGCGGCTGGAACCCCGCCCTGATTGTGGTGACGTCCTTCCTGGTGCTGATTTCCGTGGGAACGATTTTACTCATGTTTCCCTCGGCTCGCATTCAGGATCCCGCTGCAAAAACGACGGAAGGTGCTCCGTTTCTGGTCGCCCTGTTCACGTCAACCAGTGCCAGTTGCGTTACAGGCCTGATCGTGGTTCCGACAGGAACCTACTGGAGCCGCACGGGGCACACTATTATCATGTTCCTGTTCCAGATCGGCGGACTCGGCATCCTGACCTTTGGTGCCTTCTTCGCAGCAGCATTCGGGCGATCGATGCAGATCCGGGAGAGCGTCACTTTCAGCGAGATGCTGGAGTCCAGCCAGCGCGGTGACATCCGCCGTCTGGTGCTGGCCATCCTGGGGATTACGATTTTTACCGAACTGCTCGGTGCGGCCTGCCTGATGGGACTCTGGCCCGAACTGCCTTTCACCGAACGCGTCTATTACAGCCTGTTTCATTCGATCAGTGGATACTGTAACGCTGGCTTCAGCCTGATGGATGACGGCTTCCTGGGCATGGGACATCACTGGGAGATCTGGGGCGTCATTCCCGCCCTGATCATCATCGGTGGGTTAGGGTTTGCTGTAAATTACAATTTCATGCTGTACGGCATTACGCATTTCTCAAACCTGAGGATCCGCAAGCCGCTCTTTCATCACCCGACACAGAAAGTCCGGCTCACGATTTCCTCACGCCTGATATTTTTCACCACCCTCTTTCTTCTGATCGGGGGCACTGTCGGCATCTACCTGCTGGAATCAATCCATGCCTCCGATGATCTCACCTTTGGAGAGCGGCTCAATTCCGCCTGGTTCCAGTCAGTAACTTTTCGAACAGCCGGCTTTAATACTGTTGACCTGGGTGCCTACCAACCGCAGACCAAGCTGTTTTCCGTACTGCTGATGTTTATTGGCGCGTCTCCCGGTTCAACGGGGGGCGGCGTGAAAACGGCTGTCTTTGCCCTGTCCATCCTTTCGGTCTGGTCGCTGCTGAAAGGGAGAGACCGGGTTGAAATCATGGGACGCACTATCCCCAGCACGTTGATCCACCGTTCGCTGACGATCATCTCACTGGGAATTCTGGTACTGATGTCGTCGACACTGCTGATTGTCATGTTCGAAAACAACCAGGCGATCTTTCTGGATCATCTGTTTGAAGCAACCAGTGCCTTTGCTACGGTCGGCGTCTCGACGGGCATCACCGCGGATTTGACGACACCGTCGCACTGGGTGATCATAATTACGATGTTTATCGGTCGCGTCGGCCCATTGACGGCTTTAATCGCACTCTCAAATCGTGGCCCCGCCTATCGATATCACTACCCGGAAGAGCCTGTGAACCTCGGGTAA
- a CDS encoding HD domain-containing protein, whose translation MVRDFISESLTHDPIHGYIPFTSKTGIPDDEVSEQEIIDHPWVQRLRHIHQLQTAWWVFPSAEHMRFQHVLGAMHLSSVAINAWYDSLSSACRNVPSLPYVESLVRLAALLHDVGHGPFGHFFDDHYLDQYNLTHEDIGAHIIEHELGDLIRGIRRNPNGHLNPLEELDPKQIGWLIRRPSGNAESEAGNPDWLCKLRAMFSGIYTVDNMDFVLRDAYMSGYNIRAVDVSRLIHYSFFTSEGLTIHGRGMTALVNFIETRANLFRTIYYHRTVRALDLALEEIFAETMQHLFHGNPLKHLDDYRGFTESSFLVDVGRFQKSSDPAVRDLGERWQGILSRNVEWKMACERQLNFHSGTAVHTSIFSEPELVEKRVRSKLPAELKQLPLRIDVARHYHRPSGRLPAGGQNYLLDPGTGLTQELHDDELFRALPVSFLIFRIYTRDHLHDLELTTALNAALGEVSDSKTNM comes from the coding sequence ATGGTGCGCGATTTTATTTCCGAAAGTTTGACTCATGACCCGATTCATGGGTATATCCCGTTTACTTCCAAAACCGGGATTCCCGATGACGAGGTCTCCGAGCAGGAAATCATCGACCATCCCTGGGTCCAGCGACTCAGGCACATTCACCAGCTTCAGACCGCCTGGTGGGTTTTTCCCTCAGCTGAGCACATGCGGTTTCAGCACGTGTTGGGAGCCATGCATCTCTCGTCGGTAGCAATTAACGCCTGGTATGATTCCTTGAGCAGCGCCTGTCGCAATGTGCCTTCCCTGCCTTACGTAGAGAGCCTGGTTCGGCTGGCAGCGCTGCTGCACGATGTGGGGCACGGCCCCTTCGGGCATTTCTTCGACGACCATTATCTGGATCAGTACAATCTCACACATGAAGATATTGGCGCCCATATCATCGAACATGAACTGGGAGACCTCATTCGCGGGATCCGCCGGAATCCGAACGGTCACCTCAATCCGCTGGAAGAACTCGATCCCAAGCAGATTGGCTGGCTGATCAGGCGTCCTTCCGGCAATGCAGAGAGCGAGGCGGGAAACCCGGACTGGCTCTGTAAGCTGCGTGCCATGTTCAGCGGCATTTACACGGTCGACAATATGGATTTCGTTCTCCGCGACGCCTATATGTCTGGCTACAATATTCGTGCGGTCGATGTCTCGCGCCTGATTCACTACAGCTTCTTCACTTCCGAAGGGCTCACGATTCACGGTCGGGGCATGACGGCACTGGTCAATTTTATTGAAACCCGCGCGAATCTGTTCCGCACTATTTACTATCACCGCACGGTGCGTGCTCTGGACCTCGCGCTCGAAGAGATCTTTGCCGAGACCATGCAGCACCTGTTTCACGGTAATCCTCTCAAGCATCTGGATGACTATCGCGGGTTTACGGAGTCTTCATTCCTCGTCGATGTCGGCCGCTTTCAGAAGAGTTCGGATCCAGCAGTCCGCGATCTGGGTGAGCGCTGGCAGGGCATTCTTTCGCGTAATGTGGAATGGAAGATGGCCTGCGAGCGTCAGCTCAATTTCCATTCCGGTACTGCAGTGCACACATCGATCTTTTCGGAACCGGAACTGGTCGAAAAGCGGGTCCGCTCCAAGCTTCCCGCGGAGTTGAAGCAGCTCCCGCTGCGGATCGACGTCGCCCGGCATTATCATCGGCCCAGTGGGCGCCTACCCGCCGGTGGACAGAATTATCTGCTCGACCCAGGCACAGGGTTGACTCAGGAACTGCACGATGATGAGCTCTTCCGGGCACTGCCTGTCAGCTTTCTGATCTTTCGCATTTATACGCGAGATCACCTCCATGATTTGGAACTGACTACCGCCTTGAATGCCGCACTCGGGGAAGTTTCGGATTCCAAGACCAATATGTAG